Within Epilithonimonas zeae, the genomic segment TATCACTTTGGGATTATAAACATCTACAGTATCATTACTGCAAATAATCTGTTCTATCCCAAACCAATCTGCCAATCTGATGATCGTTCCCAGGTTTCCGGGATCCTGAATTCCGTCCAAAACCAATTGAATTGAAACATCTTTCAGAACTTTATTTTCTGGAATTTTGCAAACTGCTACAGAATCCTTCGGAGTTTGTAAAAAGCTGATTTTTTTGAGTTCAGCGGGCAAGATTTTTGTTTCGTTTGCCGTTTTTATATTTAATACCTCGGGATCAATGGAATACAGGTTGGTAATTTCGTAATCAGAATTTGGTAGTTCTTTTATGATTTTATTACCTTCAACTAAAAACAAATTGTATTTTTGCCTGTATTTCTTTTTGTCCAGAGATTGTATAGTCTTTATAGTATGAGCCGTAAGCATATCAACAAATATTTTCAAAAATATCATATATTTTATTACTCCGCAATTTTCAGTGTGTTTTTGTACGCATGTAATGTGACGAAAAAAGTTCCTGACGGTGAGTATCTGTTGACAGCTAACAAATTCGAATACACAGATGGTAAAATTTTCTCAGACGAAATCCCGGATCTTGTAGCTCAGAAACCTAATAAAAAAACACTTTTGGTTCTTCCTTTAGGAGTTGGTCTTTATAATATGGCAAATCCTAAATACGATACAATTCTGAAAGAGTATATGACCTATCCTAGCGAAATGAGAAATCAAAAGCTAAGAGATTCTCTTTTTAAGAAATTTGATCATCCGGAATTTGTAGGACGTAATTTATTCTGGAATCGATTCTTCCATACTGTTGGAGAAGCTCCCGTGATTTATAGCGATGCAAAAACGAAACAAAGTGCAAAAAGTATTAATAACAGATTGATTAATCGTGGTTATTGGGATGCTGAAGTTACAACTAATGTAAAAAGAGATTCGGCTGCTAAAAAAGCAGAAGTTGATTATATTATTACCCACAATGATCCAACTTATACCAAGGATTATTTCTATAATATTCCGGATCAGAATGTCAGAAGTATATATGAATCTCAATTGACCAAAAGTCTTGTTAGAAAAGGTCAAATTCTGGATGAAACGGTTTTGGAAAAAGAGATTACAAGGATTAATGATTTGATGAAAGAAGAAGGTTATTATAAATTCAATAATGACAATCAGGATATTTATTTTGTTGCTGATTCCTTACAAAGCCGAAAAAATGTTCCTTTGGTAATGAACATTATTAAGGATTCTATAGGAACACCTTACAGAAAAGCCACCATTGGAAAAATTACAGTTTCTGTAGCAGGTAATGTAAACAATGCTGATAAACTTCCATTGAAAGACAGTATTCGCGGAATTAATATTTTCAGAAGAGACAGTGCTTATAAAGCGAATGCTCTTTGGTTACCAATTATCCTGAAACCTGGTGACATTTACAAACAATCGAATCTTGATCTCACAAGAAGGAATCTGATATCAATGAATAATTTTACGATTCTCAAAGCTGCTGATTTTCTACGTAAAGAAGGTACAGCTGCGGAAAGAGACAGTATTATAGATGTTGAATATGTTCTGAGACCTTTGCCGAAATATGAGTTTAATATCGCGACAGATATTCATTATTCTCAGATTCTGAATTTCGGTTTTTCCCCATCTGTAGATTTAACAACAAGAAATGTTTTCGGAGGTGCTGAAAACCTTGTGACAAGTTTCTCGGGTGTAATAGGAACCACTAAAGATCCTAAAAATCCGGATGCCGTTTTTAATGCTTATGAGTTGTCTGCTCAGGCATCCCTTCAGTTTCCAAGATTGTTGGTGCCTTTTAGAAAATACTATAAAGTAATCCCGAAGAGATATTCACCGATTACCAGTATCAACTTAGGAGCATCTGTTCAGAAT encodes:
- a CDS encoding TrmH family RNA methyltransferase, whose protein sequence is MLTAHTIKTIQSLDKKKYRQKYNLFLVEGNKIIKELPNSDYEITNLYSIDPEVLNIKTANETKILPAELKKISFLQTPKDSVAVCKIPENKVLKDVSIQLVLDGIQDPGNLGTIIRLADWFGIEQIICSNDTVDVYNPKVIQATMGSFLRVNVCYVDLEDYLSTYEYPILGTDMDGENIYKTQFPERFSLVFGNEGNGLRSSTENLITKMITIPRFGRNQSTESLNVSMSTGIILGEIFSKK
- a CDS encoding BamA/TamA family outer membrane protein, whose amino-acid sequence is MSRKHINKYFQKYHIFYYSAIFSVFLYACNVTKKVPDGEYLLTANKFEYTDGKIFSDEIPDLVAQKPNKKTLLVLPLGVGLYNMANPKYDTILKEYMTYPSEMRNQKLRDSLFKKFDHPEFVGRNLFWNRFFHTVGEAPVIYSDAKTKQSAKSINNRLINRGYWDAEVTTNVKRDSAAKKAEVDYIITHNDPTYTKDYFYNIPDQNVRSIYESQLTKSLVRKGQILDETVLEKEITRINDLMKEEGYYKFNNDNQDIYFVADSLQSRKNVPLVMNIIKDSIGTPYRKATIGKITVSVAGNVNNADKLPLKDSIRGINIFRRDSAYKANALWLPIILKPGDIYKQSNLDLTRRNLISMNNFTILKAADFLRKEGTAAERDSIIDVEYVLRPLPKYEFNIATDIHYSQILNFGFSPSVDLTTRNVFGGAENLVTSFSGVIGTTKDPKNPDAVFNAYELSAQASLQFPRLLVPFRKYYKVIPKRYSPITSINLGASVQNNIGLGRINFNAGLNYSANVDEGRIQHRLTLFNTQFSFTQNKDKYYDYFPAEDLIRQAVFGWYDDWNPGVVNSGLSYDEIIKMLVSDQAFLASIPAENADIFNAFTQSLINKDRQTQNVIISSIIYNFTYNEIGKKEYSNPIFFSGKVEFAGNTLSLLTHKEKEDGVVSGNSKTIFKIPYSQFIKFDFDFKKYFTFFNDRAKPHTLAFRQLVGVGIPYGNSSTMPFIRSYFNGGANDIRAWVAFGGLGPADSQLDERVRSYAMDNVKLTTSLEYRLPLTNMFEAALFTDAGNIWGLKDNGYGDQFKFKKFISQIGVGSGFGIRMNIAYVNLRLDFAYKMHDPNRPKGSRWVIDEIKPLQPTVNFAIGYPF